The window AATTTTGTTATCTAATAAAAAATCAACAAAATAATTTTTAATTTATATATGCTTTAGCTTCTTCTATTAAATAATAAGCAGAAAAGAAACTATACTTATCACTAATTATTTATCGGTTATCAATATATTTTTATATATAGAATAAATTTTAACCTTTAAAATTAACTTCATAAATTCATTTAAAGGATGAATCTAAATTCTTAATCATTACATATAATCTCTCTTATATTACTTAGTATCTTATTCATTTTAATATCATATTCATCAACTACCACCTGCTCGATAATTTGAAAATCAAAACAGATAGCTACTCTATTAATAGTTAAGTCTTGAGATAATAATCTATCATAATATCCTCCTCCATATCCCAAACGATTCCCATCCTTATCAAAAGCAAGTCCTGGACAGATAACCAAATTAACCTCAGGAAAATTTACTAATCTCCTGTATTCTTTCTTAGGCTCTAAGATTCCATAACTACCTCTGATCAATTCTCTATCATAATCCTTCAATTCTGATAATTCAAGCTTATTCTCCTTTAAATTAGTAATTGGAACAACTACTCTCTTCCCTAGTTTAAGAGCCTCTTTAATCATTGCTTCAGTTTTGACTTCATTCTTAAAGGATATAAAGAACATTATCGTTTTAGCAGCTTTGAACTCTGCTAAATTAAATAGTTTAACTTTAATTTTATTACTTTTATCTATTATATCTTCTCGATTAAGTTGACTTCTTAAATTTAACATCTCTTGTCGCTGCTTTTTTTTGGTTTTTTTCATTGATTAGCATCCTCTACTTTTTAACCTTTATTATAAGGGAAGTGATAGTTAATTGCAAGAATAATGGGCAACTTCTAATTAAAGATCAATATAGATAATGATGGTTAATAAGGGTATTGCGATACTTTTACTTTTTGAAAAGCAGACAAAATCTTAGGTTGTAGCCCAAGACTACTTTCTACAGGCGCGCCTAAGGGCGCCTTACTTTTGGCATTGCCCCAAAAGCAAGCAAACCTACGGGTTCATTCTTAAATTTATTATGAAAGGTTTTTAGTAAAAACCTGTAGAGAACCCTTCGTGATAAACCTAGTCTAGAAAAGAATTAACCTACAGGTTAAAGGGTAAACCCTTCGTAGTTCCCCAACTAAGACTCTTCGTGGCAGAGCCTACTCACTCCGCAACCAATATCTATTGAGGTTAAAAAATATAGAAATTCTACTTCAAAGATTCCATTGTTATTGTTTTTAAGAGTACTTGCTTCGTTCAAACATAAAGAAAACTTAGTGAAGTAAGTGTTTTTCTTACTAAACTTTAGTTGAACTTATCCTTTAGGGCTAATTCTTTTCGCCTTTAAAGACATGAACACTCTAGGTTGATATAAAAAGTATCACATTATCTCTCTACTGTATCATCTATCTACTAAAACAAAGTATAGTATATATTGCAAAGTCAACCTCTTTATCCTATTACAAAAAATAAAAAAATCCAGCATTTCAGCTAGATAAAAATTGTCCCGCAGTGCCGTACTAGATTTTGTATTTTGCTCTTAGCTTCAAAGTGGGTGCCCTCCCATCTGCTTTATACTTCCTCTCTAGTTGGAGGCTTGTACGCCACAAATGAAGTCCAGGCTCCCTTATATTATGGTGTTGGGCAAAATATTAATCCGATCTCGAACACCGCAGGACATTTATATTAAGTTTTTTTATGTCTTCCCTTAACTCTATTAAGATAATAACATACTTTGATATTTATCGCAAGTGAAATTGCTTAATAATTTATGGAAAATTAATCAATTATCTAGTAATTATTACCAGTAGGGTTGCTTACAGATAGATATAATTTAGTCTATCTCTATCTCTTCTTCTACCTCTATACCTAGCTCTTCTAATTGAGCTTCTGCTACCATTGCTGGTGCTTCTGTTAATAGACAAGTAGCTCTTTGAGTTTTTGGAAATGGAATTACGTCACGAATAGTCTCTAGTCCACCAAGTAACATTACAAGTCTATCAAGCCCAAAAGCAATTCCTCCATGTGGTGGAGCACCATATTGGAAGGCTTCTAATAAGAAACCAAACTTCTCTTCAATCTCCTCTTCATCCATATTTAATAAATTGAAGATTTTAGCCTGTAATTGACTATTATTGATTCTGATACTTCCTCCCCCAATCTCAATACCATTCAATACCAAATCATAAGCTTGAGAAAGAACCTTGCCAGCGTTCTCCTTATCTAATAAATCGATATCCTCTTCTCTAGGCATTGTAAATGGATGATGTAATGCAACATACCTCTTAGCATCTTCATCCCACTCTAATAATGGGAAATCAGTTATCCAAACAAATTTAAATTCATCTTGGTCAATTAGATCTAACTCTTTTCCAATCTTCAATCTTAAGTTACCTAAAGAAGCTGCTACAACCTTTGGAGTATCAGCTACAAATAATAATAAGTCTCCTGTCTCAGCTCCCATAGCATCTAACATATTATTTAATTCTTCTTCAGCTAAAAACTTAGCTATTGGAGACTGTACTCCATCCTCTTTAATCTTCATCCAAGCAAGACCTTTAGCACCATAGATTCCAGCAAAGTCAGTCAACTCATCGATATCCTTGCGGGAGAAATCTACTCCACCTTTGACATTGATACCTTTAACCTGTCCACCTTTAGCAATGGTACCACTGAATACTTTAAACTCTGCATCTTTAACTACCTCAGATACATCGATCAACTCTAAACCAAAGCGGATATCTGGTCTATCACTTCCAAAGCGTTCCATAGCTTCATGATAGCTCATATGTGGAAATTCCGTTGGAGCTTCAAATCCAGCAACTTTAAATATCTCTTGGATCATACCTTCAATTAAATTCATAATCTCTTCTTGGTTCATAAATGACATTTCCATATCAATCTGAGTAAACTCTGGTTGACGGTCCGCCCTTAAATCTTCATCTCTAAAGCAACGAACTATTTGATAGTATCTCTCTAAGCCTGCTACCATCAATAACTGCTTAAATAACTGTGGTGATTGAGGTAGAGCAAAGAATTGCCCTTTGTTGACACGACTTGGTACCAAGAAATCTCTTGCCCCCTCTGGAGTACTCTTAGTCAACATCGGTGTCTCAATATCTAAGAAGTCCTTGTTATCTAGATAATTTCTAACAGCTTGCTTAACCTTATGGCGCAAGATAATATTATCTTGCATCGGCTTTCTTCTTAAGTCCAGATACCTATACTTTAATCGCATCTCTTCACTGGAGTTGATATCATCTTCAACTTGAATTGGAGGAGTTTGAGCCTTATCTAAGATATGTAATTTTTCAGCATAAATCTCAACTGCTCCAGTTGCTAAATCTTCATTAATCATCCCTTCAGGTCTAGCAATAACCTCACCAGTGATGGCTATAACAAACTCTTTTCTTAGTTCATCTGCAACCTCAAACATCTCTTTAGATACTTCTGGACTAAATACTACCTGTACTAATCCGAATCTATCCCTTAAATCTATAAAGATTACTCCTCCATGGTCTCTTCTACGATTAACCCAACCCATTAGAGTTATCTTCTCTCCTACATGCTCTCTTCTCACATCGCCACAATAGCAGCTTCTCTTTAATCCTTTCATCCTTCAATTACCTCCCAATTAGTCTATACGCTTTGTCATCTCTTCAACTAGATTTTCTAATTTAATTTCTACTTGTTCACCAGATTTCATATTTTTAATAGTAGCTACTCCGTTATCCAACTCATCTTCACCTAAGATAATACTATAATTAGCATTACTTCTATCAGCAGCCTTCATTTGAGATTTGACACTTCTACCTAAGTAATCCATCTCTACCTTCAAGTCAGCCTTACGCAGCTTAGCTAAATACTTAAAGGCTTCCTCTTCTGCCCTCTCACCAATAGTAGTAATAAATAAATCTATACTATCATCTATTGGTAGCTCAATGCCTTGCTCTTCTATGGTTAACAAAATTCTCTCCATACCCATAGCAAATCCTATCCCCGGGATATCCTTGCCACCAATCTCTTCAGCTAATCCATCATAACGACCTCCACCAAAGATAGTATCTTGAGCACCCAATCCTTTATATATTACTTCAAAGGCTGTTTTAGTATAGTAGTCTAATCCTCTTACTAAATTAGCATCAAGGATATAATCGATCCCCAATAAGTCTAAGTGCTTCTTGACACTAGCAAAATGTGTTTCACACTCTTCACATAACTCTTCATAAATCTTAGGTGCTTTTGCCATAAACTCTTTATCCCTATCTGCTTTACAATCTAAGATACGTAAAGGATTTCGTTTATAGCGATTTTGGCAATCAGAACATAGCTCTTCAAGATATGGCTTAAAGTAATCCACCATTTTCTCTCTATATGCCTTCCGACATTCTGGACAGCCCACACTATTTAAATGTAACTCTAAATCCTTCAAACCTAACTCCTCTAATAAATGAATACCTAAAGAGATAATTTCAGCATCTATTGCTGGATTATCTGCCCCTAACACCTCTGCTCCTAATTGGTGAAACTCTCTATAACGACCAGCTTGTGGTCTTTCATATCTGAACATCGAACCTATGTAAAAGTACTTAGTTGGTTGAGCTTGTCCATAAATCTTATTTTCTAAAAATGCCCTTACTACAGAAGCTGTTCCCTCTGGACGCAAAGTGATACTTCTACCACCTTTATCTTCAAAGGTGTACATCTCCTTTTCTACAATATCAGTAGTCTCTCCAATTCCTCGTTGAAACAATGCCGTCTCTTCAAAGATTGGTGTTCTAATCTCTTTATAGTTATAGCTGCTAAATATTTTCTTTGTTAAATTTTCTAGATACTGCCATTTGACTGTATCTTCAGGGAATATATCCTTAGTTCCCCTTGGGGCTGTAATACCCATCTTATCCCTCCTAAAATATTGAAAATAGTACATAAAATTTAGTAGTAGGGGCGTAATAAATTACGCCCCTACCTAAAAGTTACTCTGCACTCTCTTCTTTAGTTTCTTCCTTTTTTGATTTTTCTCTTTCTTGTTTTGCTTCTTCTTGCTTCTTGCTTTGGATTTCTTTTACCTTCTCCATTTGGGCTTTTGCTTTATCTTCAAGACCCATTTGGCTATAGATATTTACTAATCTATATTGAGCCATGATATCATCACCAGCTAGTTTGGAGAATATTTCATACTGCTTAAGTGCTTTCTCATTATTCTCTTGGTTTCTATAAGCATCACCTAACGCTAAATGTAACTCAGCATTATTCTCATTATTGGCTAATCCGTTTTGATAAACTTCAATCGCTTTATCAAATTTTTCATCTTTTGAATATAGGTTAGCTAAGCTTACATAAAAATCAACTTGTTCAGGATAATTTTCAATCGCCTCTTGGTAAGTTGAAATTACCTCTTCTTGATTTCCATTCTTTTGATAAACTTGAGCTAAATTATGATATAGATAGTATGCCCCTTGATTATTGGCAATAGCAGCTTTGTAGTTATTAATTGCTGTTTCAAAATTACCTTTTCTTGCTGCATCAAAGGCATTGACCTCTTGGTCTTCAATTACAATTTTAGCATTATCTCTAACTTCTTCTAACCAATTATTAACGGCTTCTTTCTCTTTTTGAGCCACTAATTTATCTTTTAGCTCTTCTTTCTTCTCTTCGAATTCTTTTCCAGTAGCTTCTTTCTTATCAGTTACCTTAATAATATGATAACCAAATTCTGTCTTAACTAAATCACTGACTTCTCCAACTTCCATAGAGAATGCAGCCTCCTCAAAGGGCTTAACCATTCTACCACGAGTAAAGGAACCTAACTCTCCACCTCTAGAAGCAGATGGTCCTTCTGAATAATCCTTGGCCAATTTAGCAAAGTCTTCTCCAGCTTTAGCTTTTGCTAATACTTCTTCAGCCTTGGCTTTAGCTTCTGCATCTTCTTTATCATCAGTCTTAATTAAAATATGGCTAGCAGTAACCTCTTCATATTGTTTAGCAAGCTCTTGATCACTTACCTCTACATTAGCTTTTACTGCATCTAACATTGCTTCAATTCTCTTTTGAGTAACCATATTCTCTCTAATATTATTCTTTACATCTTCAATTGTTTGTCCATTCTTCTTAATGATTTCTTCAAATTCTTCTTTAGAAGAAGCATAATACTCAATCACCTTATCTAATTGAGTTTGAACATCTTCATCAGTAATCTCTGGTTCAATATTCTTCTTCTTAGCTTCTTGAATAATTAGCTTTTGATTAATTATATTGTCTAAAATATTAGCCTTTAATCCTACTACTTGATTTGGAGCAATCTGTCCTTGGTATTGGCGTAAATAACCTTGTAATTGATAAGCATATTCTTCATAAGGTACCTCTTCACCATTTACAGTTGCTACAGCTTTATCAAATTTTTGAGCATAAGCCTCTTGTTGAACTCCACCCTTTCCCCCTGGAGTATTCAAATAAACCAATGCGCCTGTTGCAACAAAAGCAACCACTACTACATAAATTATAGCTTTTGTATGCTTTCTTAATAAATCCATCATAATTATATTTTCCTCCCTCTATATATTTAATTAAAAGCTTTACCATAAACTGTAGCCTATAGCTTATAGCCTTAAATTCTCATAAATAGGCTGCTAATAAAGAATCTTGAAATAAGACAACTAAGTTATATTGTAACGTATCAAAGTTAAGATGTCAATTTCAGCTATTTTGATAAAGAAGATAATTCAACCTTGAGAAGATGATTATGGTATAAATAAGCAAAAATAACACCTATTTAATATAAAATCTCCTCAATTTGCTTATTTTTTGAATTGTTCTTTCTTCAATTTCACTACTATATTGTTCAGGAAATTTGGGGTTATATAACCGCTCTAAAGACCAGTTCTCAGGATTAATTAATTTAGTTATTGCTCCACCACCAAGTCCGATTACCGTTTCTCTCTCTTCCATCATTATAATATTATAAATAGATTCCTCTCCAGGTTTAGCATATCCCACATTCTCTAAGTTACCTAAAATATGCTTCTGTCTATACATATAATAAGGTATTAAGCCTAAATTCTTTGCCAACTCTTCTGTTAAGTATATCATCTCTTCTACTTCCCTAGCAGAAGATAAGTCAGTATCATCTAAATTCTTCTTTAAACGAGAAGCACGTTTAATTGCCAATGTATGTACAGTGAAACTATCAGGTTTAAGCTTTTCAATCTCTTTTAGGGTATGTTTAACATCAGAAATATCTTCATCAGGAAGTCCAATAATAATATCCATATTAATATTATCAAAGCCAATCTCTCTAGCTAAATTAAAGGACTCAATTACCTCTTCAACAGTATGTCGTCGTCCAATCTGATCTAAAGTTACTTGATTCATAGTTTGGGGATTGATACTTACTCGCTTAACCCCATGGTCTTTTAAGAGTTCTAGCTTAGCTTTATCAATTGTATCAGCTCTACCTGCCTCAACAGTAAATTCTCTTAATTTAGGATGAACAAAATACTCCTTTAATAATCTTATCAGCTTATCTAGCTCTCTAGTAGATAAGACTGTTGGAGTTCCCCCTCCAATATAAAGGGTATCTACCTCTAGCCCTAGCTCATTAACCACTTTACCTATCTTTTCTATCTCATAGCAGAGAGATTCTAGAAAATCTGGCATATATCTTCTATTCTTTTCGATAGGATAGGAAGCAAAGGAGCAATAATTACATCTAGTTGGGCAAAAGGGGATTCCTACATAGATACTGACTTTATTCTTAGCATCCTTTGGATTAGGAAGATAGTTACGTTCTAACTTAATCACACCTAGTAGTAAATCTCTCTTCTTCTTAGATACTCCATAGATATCCTCTAAATAATTATCTATTGTCTGATAATCTAGTCCCCTATCTAATAAATAATGTCCAATTTTAGTTGGACGCACCCCAACTAGAATCCCCCAAGGGCTTATCTTTTTCTTTAAATATTTACTCAATAATCTATAAAGACTTAATTTAAGCCTCTCTTTAATCCTTTTAGAAAAATCATCTTCACTATAGATATCAGCTAGAATCTCTTTATCTTTAATATTCTCCTCTAAAGGATTATCGCCTTTAAGGTAACTATTAACCTCAATTCCATCAGAAGTATCTAGTTCACAAATAACTGTTACTCCATCTATTTCTTCCTCTATATAGTGCAGTTCTACTTCTGGCAATAATATCTCTAATGTGTCTTTAACTGATTGATAATATTTTGGATTTATATCTAGATTTACTTTCATGTTAAAAATCCTCTCTAGTATAAATTAGCTACTAGCTGATAGCTAATAGCCAATAGCATTTATTACTTATATATATGAGTTCTCACTTCTAGCACGATTTAAAGTACTCTCTGGACCATGACCTGGGCATATCTTTAAATCCTCTTTAAATTCTAATATTCTTTCTATAGACTTCCTTAAAGCAGAGTAAGAACCCATTGGAAAATCGGTTCTACCAACCCCTCTAGCAAAGATAGTGTCACCTGTAAATAGGATATTCTCTAACTTAAGGCAGATACTACCTGGTGTATGACCTGGAGTATGGATTACTGAAAAGACTAAACTACCACACTCTATCTCTTCACCATCCTCTAACAATCTATCAGCCTTAGGACACTCCAACTGCTGCCCCATCTCCCCTATAAAGAAGGATAAATTCAACTCTGAATTCTGCAGAAATTCAGCATCATCCTTATGAATCAATAATTGAGCATCGGTTTCCTCTAATAATTGAGAATTAGCAGCAATATGATCATTATGCCCATGAGTATTGATAACATACTTAACCTTTAAATTATTATCATTAATAACCTTTAAAATAGCCTTTGCTTGTGCTCCAGGATCTATCACAACCGCCTCTTTACTCTCTTCATCAGCAACAATATAACAGTTAACACTTAATGCTCCTACAGCTAACCTCTTAATAAACATCTCCCTACTCTTTCCTCCTCAAAATTAAAAATCTTTCTTACTATCTAATAGGATAGTAACAGGACCATCATTAATTAAAGTAACCTTCATATGGGTTTTAAATTCACCAGTCTCTACCCTCAACCCAAAAGTTTTAATATAAGAAAGAAATTCTTCGTAAAGTTTTTCTGCTTCTTGAGGTGGAGCTGCTAAATCAAAGCTAGGTCTTCTTCCTTTACGACAGTCGCCATATAAAGTAAATTGGGAGACAACTAACAGCTCTGCACCTATATCTAAGGCAGATAGGTTCATCCTACCATCTTGACCAGAAAAGATTCTTAGGTTAACTATCTTATCTACTAAATAGTTAATATCTTCTACATTATCATCTTTTCCTATTCCCAAGAAAATAAGTAAACCCTTCTTAATCTCTCCTACCTTCTTAGCTTCCACTTCAACATCACTAGAACTTACCCTCTGTAAAACTGCTCTCATTTATCGTCCTCCTATAATCAAGCAGGATTTGCCCGTTGTACATTTAGTACTCCATCAATATCTTCTAATTTACGGATAATATCCTTCATATGCTCTAAGCTGCTTATCTCTAAAGAGAGGTTAATATAAGCTAGCAGATTCTTAGTAGCGCGGGCATTAATTGATGTTATATTTACTTTAGCTTCTGAAATAACAGTAGTTACATCATTTAATAGTGAGTGCTTATTCCAGGCTTCAATCTTCAACTCAACCTCATAAGAGGTCTGTTGGTCTACATACCACTCTACTCCAACAATTCTCTCTTCTTCAGTCTCTTCTAAGTTCTTAAGGTTAGGACAATCTCCTCTATGAACAGATACTCCACGCCCTCTAGTAATATAACCGACTATATCATCACCAGGAACTGGATTACAACATTTAGAGATTCTAACTAAAAGACCATCCATCCCTTTAACCTTAATCCCTTTGTTCTGACGTTTTCTCTTAATAATTCTCTTCTTTCTTAATTTATCAAGCTCATATTCTGGACAATCTTGTTTTTCTGGTGGGATTAATCTTTTGACTACCTGAGAGACTGAGAATTTATTATAGCCAATCCCTGCATAGAGACCCTCAACATTAGCAACCCCTAGTTTCTTAGCTATCTCTTCTAACTTTTTAGTCTTTTCTGCTTCTTTTAAAGTAAAGTTCTCTTTTTTCAATCGTGATTCTAACATCTCTTTACCCTTAATACTTGACTCTTCTTTACGTTGCTCTTTAAACCAATGCTTAATCTTACTCTTAGCTCGAGAGGTCTTAACAAAATTGAGCCAATCTCGACTAGGTCCACTATTATTAGAGGTCAATATCTCTATAATATCACCATTTTTTAAACGATATTCTAGAGGAATAATCTTCCCATTAACCTTAGCCCCAACACAAGTATGACCTATATCGGTATGAATATTATATGCAAAATCTACAGGGCTAGCACCATAAGGAAGAGAAATTACATCACCTTTAGGGGTAAAAACAAAGACTTCATCTTCAAAAAGATCAATCTTTAAGTTCTCCATAAACTCTTTAGCATCATTTAAATCCTTCTGCCACTCTAATAATTGGCGTAACCAAGAAATCTTCCTTTCAAAATCTTCGTCCTTCTTATTCCCTTCCTTATAACGCCAGTGGGCAGCAATACCGTATTCAGCAGTACGATGCATCTCCCAAGTTCTAATCTGAATCTCCAAAGGTTCCCCCTTAGGACCAATTACAGTCGTATGAAGGGACTGATACATATTAGATTTTGGCATAGCTACATAATCCTTAATTCTACCTGGCATCGGATTCCACAGTTCATGGATAATCCCTAAGACCTGATAACATTCCTTAACAGAAGTAACTATTACCCGTAAAGCAGTTAAGTCATAGATTTCCTTAAACTCTTTTCCATATTTAATCATCTTTTGATAAATACTATATAGATGCTTTGGTCTACCATAAAGGTCAGCTTCAATATCTACCTCTTTAAGCTTGTCATTTAAAGTAGATATAATATTTTCAATATATGCTTCCCTTTCTGCCCTATTTTTAGCTACCTTTCTAGCTAATTCATAGTAATGATTAGGCTCTAAATATCTAAAGCTTAAATCTTCTAACTCCCACTTCAAATGAGAGATTCCTAATCTATGAGCTAAAGGAGCATAAATTTCAAGGGTTTCAGTAGCTTTTATAATCTTCTTCTCTTTAGGTAAGTATTTTAATGTTCTCATATTGTGAAGTCTATCAGCTAATTTAATTAGAATTACTCTAATATCCTTAGCCATAGCCAAGAACATCTTACGCAAGCTCTCAGCTTGATGCTCTTCACGAGATTTGAAATCTATCTTACTTAGCTTTGTAACACCATTAACAAGCAGCTCTACCTCTGGACCAAACTCTTCTCTTAATTCCTCTGCAGTTACTTCAGTATCTTCAACTACATCATGTAAGATAGCAGCGGCAATAGAGATTACATCAAGCTCTAATTCTGCCATTATTTTAGCTACTTGTAAAGGATGACTAACAAAAGGTTCACCAGAAACTCTATATTGACCTTCATGGGCATCTTTAGCAAAGTAATAAGCCTTCTTGACCAATTCGATATTCGGGTTTTCAGTATAACTGCTTATTTTTGCTAATAATTGTTCTAAAGCCATAGCTTATTGCTCCTTTATCAATAGATTAAATGTTTCTGTTTATTCATCAATAATTAAAGAAAAAACTTCATAATCTCCTATCTTCTCTCTACCATCTAAAAATCCTAGTTCCATCAAAAATGCAATCTCAACAACCTCTCCACCTAACTGTTCAACTAAATCTACGGTAGCCTTTACAGTTCCACCAGTAGCCAATAAATCGTCAACAATTAAGACCTTCGCACCTTGCTCGATAGCATCTTTATGTATCTCAATAATATTACTTCCATATTCTAGATCATATTCAGTCTTAACTACATCACCAGGTAATTTACCTTCTTTTCTAACTGGTACAAATCCTTTATCTAATTTTAATGCTAGAGGAGCACCTATTAAAAATCCTCGTGCTTCTATCCCTAAGATCAAATCGATATCTTTACTTTCATATCGCTCAGCAATTCTATTAATAGCCTCTTTGTAAGCTGCTGGATCTTTTAGTAAAGTAGTAATATCCTTAAAAGCGATACCCTCCTTAGGAAAATCTGGAATAGTTCTTATCTTATCTGCTAAATTCAACATTCTTCTCCCCTTTCAATTTTATAAACCTTTTTGGATAAATTGGTTGGTTAATTAAATTTAATAGTTTCTCTGGTGATTCTTGTAAAGCAAACCTTTTAAACTCAACAAAAGCCTGCTTATCTTCAATACCTTCATTATATCTTATTGAGCTGCTTAAGTCTAGTTTTACCTCAGGTCTTGGATGTAGTTGAATTATTCTGCCCCCTTCTTGAATTCTAGTTAGAAGCTTCAATTCCTCTAAAATCCCTAATCCTGCAGAAACAGTACTTGCTTGTACCGCTTTCTTTATCTTCTGATTTATCTCATCGGCTAACTCTTGGTTAGTAGCAAACACCTCTCTATCTTTGGTCTGCAATTTATTTAAAACAATATATAATTGAGCTAAAACTTCCCTATCAGGAGCCATAATATCTAAGATAAACTCATTGATTCTAGCATCCTGCTGTCCATATAAGAGGTGAATATATGACTCTTTGCCATCACGTCCAGCCCTTCCACTTTGCTGATTAAATTCAGTTCGATTGAAGTTCAAATGATATAAAATAATATGCCTAATATCAGGGATATCAATCCCTTCACCAAAAGCACTAGTAGAGATAACCACTTTTATCTCTCCATCTCTAAATTTCTCTTCTACCAATACCCTCTCTTGATTGGTCAATCCAGCATTATAAAAGACAATCTGTTGGGCTAAGAAGGGATTAATTTCCCTTAATTTAGTAGCTAGTTCAATACTCTTTTCTCGGCTATTGACATAGATAATAACCTTCTCACCTTTAGCAATTATATCATCAATATAAGCATCTTTATCAACAGCATTTCTGTTATCAATTAACTTTAGATTAGTACGAACATGAGGGTCAATTATCAAATTATCTATCTCCAAAGAGTTGACTATCTCTTTGGCAACCTGATCATTAGCAGTAGCTGTTACCGCTAAAACTAAAGGGTTTTCTAATTCTGCTAATAGCTTAGGTATCCTCTTATAAGTTGGTCTAAACTGATTAGATGCTAAACCAATATGATGGCTCTCGTCAACCACAAAGAAGCCTATTCTATCTTTAATAGTTTTAAATCTGTCTAAATTATATTCAATAAATTCAGGAGTAGTTAGTAGTACATCAACTTGGTTACTATTTAGAGCTTGATTCAACTCTTCTCTTTCTTTTATAGTCAATGATCCATTTCCTTTATAGACTCTAAGCCCTAAAGGTGCTAACTTATCCTGTAACGAGCTATATTGGTCATTAACTAAGGCCCTTAGAGGATAAATGATTATTGTCATCAAATTAGATTTTATAGCTTGAAAAGCTGAAAAGCTTTGAAAGACTGCTGATTTGCCCCTTCCAGTTCCAAAGATAGCTAAAGTATTATTTCCTTTGAATAAACTATCAAGAGCTTCTGCTTGTTTTGGTCTAAAACTATAATCTCCAATTAATGACTTTCTAATCTCTTCTAAAATTTCAGCTTCGGATTTGGTAGCAAGTTTAGCTCGATATAATCTAAGCTCTGCATCCTCTTTCTTATCAAAATAATCTGTATCCTTCTCTATAAATAGATTGACACCTAAGCTTCTGCCATCCTCTCCCCCTGTTATATCAGAGACAATAGCTTTATATTTAATTCCATTATCTAAATAAGGGGCTAAATGTTTAGCCAACTCAGCTTTAAGAAAGCCAATCTGTTCTTTACTCTTTGTCAATACTTTAATAGCATTAGAGTCATATTTATTATCTGGCTCTCTTTGTAAAGATAGTAGATCTCCTTTATTGACTTCTCTTTTAATTATCTCTTGCCTA of the Orenia metallireducens genome contains:
- the hemZ gene encoding coproporphyrinogen dehydrogenase HemZ, which codes for MKVNLDINPKYYQSVKDTLEILLPEVELHYIEEEIDGVTVICELDTSDGIEVNSYLKGDNPLEENIKDKEILADIYSEDDFSKRIKERLKLSLYRLLSKYLKKKISPWGILVGVRPTKIGHYLLDRGLDYQTIDNYLEDIYGVSKKKRDLLLGVIKLERNYLPNPKDAKNKVSIYVGIPFCPTRCNYCSFASYPIEKNRRYMPDFLESLCYEIEKIGKVVNELGLEVDTLYIGGGTPTVLSTRELDKLIRLLKEYFVHPKLREFTVEAGRADTIDKAKLELLKDHGVKRVSINPQTMNQVTLDQIGRRHTVEEVIESFNLAREIGFDNINMDIIIGLPDEDISDVKHTLKEIEKLKPDSFTVHTLAIKRASRLKKNLDDTDLSSAREVEEMIYLTEELAKNLGLIPYYMYRQKHILGNLENVGYAKPGEESIYNIIMMEERETVIGLGGGAITKLINPENWSLERLYNPKFPEQYSSEIEERTIQKISKLRRFYIK
- a CDS encoding MBL fold metallo-hydrolase; its protein translation is MFIKRLAVGALSVNCYIVADEESKEAVVIDPGAQAKAILKVINDNNLKVKYVINTHGHNDHIAANSQLLEETDAQLLIHKDDAEFLQNSELNLSFFIGEMGQQLECPKADRLLEDGEEIECGSLVFSVIHTPGHTPGSICLKLENILFTGDTIFARGVGRTDFPMGSYSALRKSIERILEFKEDLKICPGHGPESTLNRARSENSYI
- the dtd gene encoding D-aminoacyl-tRNA deacylase, with the translated sequence MRAVLQRVSSSDVEVEAKKVGEIKKGLLIFLGIGKDDNVEDINYLVDKIVNLRIFSGQDGRMNLSALDIGAELLVVSQFTLYGDCRKGRRPSFDLAAPPQEAEKLYEEFLSYIKTFGLRVETGEFKTHMKVTLINDGPVTILLDSKKDF
- a CDS encoding RelA/SpoT family protein, translated to MALEQLLAKISSYTENPNIELVKKAYYFAKDAHEGQYRVSGEPFVSHPLQVAKIMAELELDVISIAAAILHDVVEDTEVTAEELREEFGPEVELLVNGVTKLSKIDFKSREEHQAESLRKMFLAMAKDIRVILIKLADRLHNMRTLKYLPKEKKIIKATETLEIYAPLAHRLGISHLKWELEDLSFRYLEPNHYYELARKVAKNRAEREAYIENIISTLNDKLKEVDIEADLYGRPKHLYSIYQKMIKYGKEFKEIYDLTALRVIVTSVKECYQVLGIIHELWNPMPGRIKDYVAMPKSNMYQSLHTTVIGPKGEPLEIQIRTWEMHRTAEYGIAAHWRYKEGNKKDEDFERKISWLRQLLEWQKDLNDAKEFMENLKIDLFEDEVFVFTPKGDVISLPYGASPVDFAYNIHTDIGHTCVGAKVNGKIIPLEYRLKNGDIIEILTSNNSGPSRDWLNFVKTSRAKSKIKHWFKEQRKEESSIKGKEMLESRLKKENFTLKEAEKTKKLEEIAKKLGVANVEGLYAGIGYNKFSVSQVVKRLIPPEKQDCPEYELDKLRKKRIIKRKRQNKGIKVKGMDGLLVRISKCCNPVPGDDIVGYITRGRGVSVHRGDCPNLKNLEETEEERIVGVEWYVDQQTSYEVELKIEAWNKHSLLNDVTTVISEAKVNITSINARATKNLLAYINLSLEISSLEHMKDIIRKLEDIDGVLNVQRANPA
- a CDS encoding adenine phosphoribosyltransferase, which codes for MNLADKIRTIPDFPKEGIAFKDITTLLKDPAAYKEAINRIAERYESKDIDLILGIEARGFLIGAPLALKLDKGFVPVRKEGKLPGDVVKTEYDLEYGSNIIEIHKDAIEQGAKVLIVDDLLATGGTVKATVDLVEQLGGEVVEIAFLMELGFLDGREKIGDYEVFSLIIDE